From a region of the Trichoderma atroviride chromosome 6, complete sequence genome:
- a CDS encoding uncharacterized protein (EggNog:ENOG41), whose protein sequence is MEPQRNTAETQRKKVSTYGKLASRKRHTGPSPTSSLLQVSSTETSSSAASTTHRPKQSQTSLLQTGASSRPQKTLSSARHVALDAARKQQARETDTTRKRSHKSAFGTGQPAAAVDVVAARRITRPASAQEQIRPSDGTDTKDSKSSAVKKGSVYSKSTDSLPVTPKRSSAIGPAAIELEKGTEAEILFTSKSPETPPTRRRRLIDALVAEKPNDPSASPSQSVPVFEHTNKTEHKNAPDGRPSIRTDAPLRRTTSDTTTLEKRKIKFTYSQSRSFLQNSQESNATEPTDFPSIDDIDEPLKPPSPTIEDEEEDDDLKTKVAIRSVHELRRAGANNRSSDEVDDLLSRIGAPGSLASTMRRNALCELADKLQKKEFMNQFRDHASRDNIAKGISTEKDTISGFLLAAAFVIFLSSGPAPHMLHQLTENKVGVWLSNLLTIGEDITAIALQKSSNMPKTTRSSLANVKKALLGMPIWHGYQSLQLSPRTVALQLLSMLVGLLDSQEVEAILDDTTTSISQLRSHFASVESRDSVDYALTICILEAQSSSITSTNETFAEVQQEMSETATFLRSLLQGWPKSHNGIDATLLKLAINTTNNETRAAAIQDRQLLSSLTRCVICGFSTVESAIQTSTFESNTYDELLLILGIMINVLEHSSEARASIEVDEINQLASTWSELERVMEKDDSVETSKLGIAYSYLAIVLGFSFLGHPELPVTNGLLPAIQHFITIYKTVNHKTVELESLVQSLSGRSY, encoded by the exons ATGGAGCCTCAACGAAATACCGCCGAGACGCAGCGCAAAAAGGTCTCTACATACGGAAAACTAGCATCTCGCAAACGCCACACCGGTCCAAGTCCAACCTCTTCGCTTCTACAGGTTTCGTCGACAGAAACAAGCtcttcagcagcctcaaCGACTCATAGGCCCAAGCAATCCCAGACATCCCTTCTGCAGACCGGCGCTTCTTCGCGACCACAGAAAACTCTTAGTAGTGCCAGGCATGTAGCTCTCGATGCTGCTCGTAAACAACAGGCGCGCGAGACGGATACGACACGAAAACGAAGCCACAAGTCTGCGTTTGGTACAGGACAGCCTGCGGCGGCGGTAGATGTTGTAGCTGCGCGCCGGATTACTAGGCCAGCTTCAGCCCAGGAGCAGATACGACCCTCGGACGGAACTGATACTAAAGATTCAAAATCGAGTGCTGTTAAGAAAGGATCGGTCTATTCCAAGTCCACAGACTCGCTACCGGTGACGCCAAAAAGATCAAGTGCTATTGGACCGGCTGCTATCGAGCTTGAGAAAGGCACAGAAGCAGAAATACTATTTACAAGCAAATCTCCAGAAACGCCACCAACGCGTCGACGCCGTTTAATCGATGCGCTTGTAGCAGAAAAACCGAACGATCCCAGCGCCAGTCCAAGCCAGAGTGTCCCTGTATTTGAGCACACCAATAAGACGGAGCATAAAAACGCTCCAGATGGGCGCCCTAGCATTCGCACGGATGCGCCGCTGCGCAGGACCACCTCCGATACAACTACattggaaaagaggaagatcAAATTCACCTATAGCCAATCCCGAAGCTTTCTTCAAAATTCGCAGGAGTCGAATGCAACTGAGCCTACCGACTTTCCATCCATTGACGATATTGATGAACCTTTGAAGCCACCGTCCCCGACCatagaagacgaagaagaagacgacgacttGAAGACCAAGGTCGCTATCAGGAGCGTTCATGAGCTACGACGAGCCGGCGCCAATAACCGATCTTCGGATGAAGTAGACGATCTCCTGTCTAGAATTGGGGCGCCGGGATCTTTGGCTTCAACCATGAGGAGAAATGCTTTGTGCGAGCTGGCTGATAAGCTACAAAAGAAAGAGTTTATGAATCAATTCCGTGACCATGCATCGCGAGACAACATAGCCAAGGGAATAAGCACAGAGAAAGACACAATCAGCGGGTTTCTTCTCGCTGCTGCATTTGTTATCTTCCTATCGTCAGGCCCTGCGCCGCACATGCTTCACCAGTTAACGGAAAACAAGGTTGGCGTGTGGTTGAGCAATCTTCTCACTATAGGAGAGGATATTACCGCTATTGCTTTACAGAAATCCTCGAATATGCCGAAAACAACCAGAAGCTCACTAGCCAATGTGAAgaaggcgctgctgggaatGCCAATATGGCATGGCTATCAATCTCTGCAACTCTCTCCACGAACCGTTGCCTTACAACTGCTGTCCATGCTAGTTGGTCTGTTGGACTCACAGGAGGTCGAAGCTATATTGGATGATACTACGACCAGTATCTCTCAATTGAGGTCTCATTTTGCGTCTGTCGAATCTCGCGATAGTGTCGACTATGCGCTCACCATCTGCATTCTCGAGGCGCAATCCAGCTCCATAACCTCCACAAATGAAACTTTTGCAGAAGTTCAGCAAGAAATGTCTGAGACTGCTACATTCCTCCGAAGCTTGCTGCAAGGCTGGCCAAAATCCCATAACGGCATAGATGCCACCTTATTAAAGCTTGCCATCAATACAACTAATAATGAGACAAGGGCAGCTGCAATTCAAGACCGCCAGTTGCTATCAAGCCTGACCCGCTGTGTAATCTGCGGGTTCTCGACTGTCGAGAGTGCTATCCAAACTTCAACTTTCGAAAGTAATACCTATGACGAGCTTCTACTCATACTTGGGATCATGATCAATGTTTTGGAACATTCTTCGGAAGCGCGTGCATCTATCGAAGTGGATGAAATCAATCAGCTGGCTTCGACCTGGTCCGAACTCGAACGTGTCATGGAAAAG GACGATTCGGTAGAGACGTCAAAACTCGGCATAGCATACAGCTACCTCGCTATAGTACTGGGCTTTTCATTCCTAGGCCACCCAGAGCTACCCGTCACAAATGGCTTGCTTCCAGCTATTCAGCACTTCATAACGATATATAAGACTGTTAACCACAAAACAGTAGAGTTGGAAAGCCTTGTACAAAGCCTCTCTGG
- a CDS encoding uncharacterized protein (TransMembrane:5 (o469-488i509-531o556-574i586-611o623-641i)), with protein MCFDKTGTLTEDGLDVLGVRVVSTDTHTFSDVISESRLFEQREASASLQSILQAALYTMATCHSLRSVDGELVGDPLDLKMFEFTEWSFEEGKHNVVEGEEEEYGSLSPSIASPPDKSIQLGVLKSFEFVSQLRRSSVIVRHFGRKDGDIFVKGAPEVMREICRPSSIPKDYDELLSYYTHKGYRVIGCATRHLNRLSWVRAQKMTRTEVERDLDFLGFIIFENKLKPSTASVLEELKDSNIATVMVTGDNILTAISVARECGLLDRHAHCFVPRFLHGDSQDPTAELQWESIDNSIYCLDKATLVPLPAPPEGDISLPYDISNMQNYSLAVSGEVFRWIVDYAPADMLSKMLVKGKVFARMSPDEKHELVEKLQSIDYSCGFCGDGANDCGALKAADVGISLSEAEASVAAPFTSQVFDIRCVLEVIREGRAALVTSFSCFKYMSLYSAIQFTSVSFLYSKGSNLGDFQFLFIDLLLILPIAVFMGWAGPAEKLCRKRPTADLVSRKVLVPLLGLMGVSIVIQAIAYVTVREQPWYLPPELSHDESSIKSSDNTALFLVSCFEYIFSGVILNAGPPFRHSLWENWPFITTIILSLAVTGYMIASPAFWLYDLMQLSQMSWDYKSFLVLLGLGYFALAWIYDKFISLRLARFLGAANEWCTGRAKARKQYKLIKEAMKVEPI; from the exons ATGTGCTTCGACAAGACGGGTACACTTACAGAAGATGGCCTGGATGTCCTTGGAGTTCGAGTCGTTTCGACTGACACTCATACTTTCAGCGATGTTATTTCGGAATCCCGGTTATTTGAGCAAAGGGAGGCGAGCGCTTCTCTTCAGAGCATATTACAAGCTGCTCTCTACACTATGGCAACCTGTCACTCACTTCGCTCCGTTGATGGCGAGCTTGTCGGCGACCCGCTCGATCTCAAAATGTTCGAGTTTACGGAGTGGTCTTTCGAAGAGGGAAAGCACAATGTTGTggagggcgaggaagaagaatacGGGAGTCTTTCGCCTTCAATTGCCTCCCCCCCTGAT AAATCTATTCAACTTGGTGTTCTCAAATCATTCGAATTCGTGTCGCAACTTCGAAGATCCAGTGTTATTGTCAGACACTTTGGGAGAAAAGATGGCGATATATTTGTCAAAGGTGCACCAGAAGTAATGCGTGAAATATGTCGCCCAAGCAGCA TTCCCAAGGACTATGATGAACTTCTTTCGTATTACACTCATAAAGGCTACCGCGTTATCGGCTGCGCCACGCGACATCTCAACCGACTGAGCTGGGTCAGAGCACAAAAAATGACTCGCACTGAAGTTGAACGAGATCTGGATTTCCTTGGCTTTATCATCTTTGAGAACAAGCTGAAGCCCAGCACTGCGAGTGTTTTGGAGGAACTCAAAGACTCTAATATTGCTACTGTAATGGTAACAGGCGACAACATCCTAACGGCTATCAGTGTTGCTCGAGAATGTGGTCTCCTCGATCGTCATGCGCATTGTTTTGTGCCTCGATTCCTCCATG GTGACTCTCAGGATCCTACAGCAGAGCTGCAGTGGGAGAGCATTGACAATAGTATTTACTGTCTTGACAAGGCAACTCTAGTG CCGCTCCCAGCGCCACCAGAAGGCGACATTTCTCTGCCTTAcgacatctccaacatgCAAAACTATTCCTTGGCCGTAAGCGGCGAGGTATTCCGATGGATAGTTGATTATGCCCCAGCCGACATGCTGTCCAAG ATGCTCGTGAAGGGCAAGGTTTTTGCGAGAATGTCTCCAGATGAAAAGCATGAGTTGGtggaaaagctgcagagcatAGACTACTCTTGTGGCTTTTGTGGCGATGGCGCGAATGACTGCGGTGCCTTGAAAGCTGCCGATGTGGGCATCTCACTGTCAGAGGCCGAGGCTTCGGTAGCTGCGCCATTTACATCACAGGTCTTTGACATTCGGTGTGTCCTAGAGGTTATCAG gGAGGGCCGCGCAGCTCTAGTAACAAGCTTCAGCTGTTTTAAATACATGAGCCTGTACTCAGCAATACAGTTCACCTCAGTCAGCTTCCTCTACTCCAAGGGTTCGAATCTGGGAGACTTCCAATTTCTGTTCATTGACCTTCTCCTTATCCTCCCAATCGCAGTCTTTATGGGCTGGGCAGGACCTGCGGAGAAGCTTTGCAGGAAGCGGCCAACAGCAGATCTCGTTTCACGCAAAGTCCTGGTGCCTCTACTTGGCTTGATGGGCGTCAGCATAGTGATTCAAGCTATAGCATACGTTACAGTCAGGGAGCAGCCTTGGTACCTACCGCCAGAACTCAGCCACGACGAATCCAGTATAAAGAGTTCCGATAATACGGCACTGTTCTTGGTTTCATGCTTTGAATATATATTCTCAGGAGTTATCCTGAACGCAGGGCCTCCTTTTAGACACTCTCTGTGGGAAAACT GGCCATTCATCACGACCATCATATTGAGTTTAGCAGTGACTGGATACATGATTGCGAGTCCAGCGTTCTGGCTGTATGATTTGATGCAATTGAGCCAAATGAGCTGGGACTACAAGTCGTTCCTAGTCCTGTTAGGGCTTGGATACTTTGCTCTGGCTTGGATCTACGACAAGTTCATATCGCTGCGACTTGCGAGATTCTTGGGCGCAGCGAATGAATGGTGTACGGGACGAGCAAAGGCAAGGAAGCAGTATAAGCTGATAAAAGAAGCTATGAAGGTTGAGCCGATTTAG
- a CDS encoding uncharacterized protein (BUSCO:EOG092D24SJ), translating to MLDVNDFITERGGNPELIRESQRRRFANVEIVDEVIALFEDHRKTQYSASQIKGKINDVQKQIATKKKAKENADDLLQEKIALQKEEKALSESAAEKDVLLKAKVKSIGNLVHNSVPVSKNEDDNAVQRTWAPEGVTVEKRPVLSHHEVLLRLDGYDADRGVKVVGHRGYFLRQWGVFLNQALVNYGLEFLTQRGYCPLQAPQFMLKDYMAKTAQLDDFDEQLYKVVDGDSKNDKYLIATSEQPISAFHADEWLQPKELPIKYAGYSTCYRREAGSHGRDAWGIYRVHQFEKIEQFLLTDPEKSWEAFDDMIAVSEEFYKSLGLPYQVVAIVSGALNDAASKKLDLEAWFPFQGEYKELVSCSNCTDYQSRALEIRCGTKTQTDIKKKYVHCLNSTLCATTRTLCCVLENYQTEDGLRVPEVLRKYLPGAPEFIPFSKELPKETSSQKALAQRKK from the exons ATGCTCGACGTAAACGACTTCATCACCGAGCGCGGGGGCAATCCCGAACTCATTCGCGAATCGCAACGTCGCCGTTTTGCCAATGTCGAGATTGTCGACGAGGTGATTGCCCTGTTTGAGGACCACCGCAAAA CCCAGTACAGCGCCAGCCAGATCAAGGGCAAAATAAACGACGTCCAGAAGCAGATTGCGACTAAGAAGAAG gccaaggagaatGCGGATGACCTTCTCCAGGAAAAGATTGCGCTccagaaagaagaaaaggccctTAGCGAGTCAGCGGCTGAGAAAGATGTGCTTCTGaaggccaaggtcaagtcCATCGGCAACCTTGTTCACAACTCTGTGCCCGTGAGCAAGAACGAG GATGACAACGCAGTTCAGCGAACATGGGCCCCCGAGGGCGTTACCGTCGAGAAGCGACCGGTCCTGTCGCATCACGAGGTCCTTCTCCGACTCGATGGATATGATGCTGACCGAGGTGTCAAGGTCGTTGGTCACCGTGGATATTTCCTGCGCCAATGGGGCGTGTTTCTCAACCAGGCCTTGGTGAACTATGGCCTTGAGTTCCTCACTCAGCGTGGATACTGCCCTCTCCAGGCCCCTCAATTCATGCTCAAGGATTACATGGCCAAAACAGCCCAGCTGGATGACTTTGACGAGCAGCTGTACAAGGTTGTGGATGGAGACTCAAAGAATGACAAGTACCTCATTGCCACATCTGAGCAACCCATTTCCGCTTTCCACGCCGACGAGTGGCTGCAGCCCAAGGAGCTTCCTATCAA ATATGCTGGTTACAGCACGTGCTACCGACGAGAAGCCGGATCCCATGGCCGAGATGCCTGGGGTATCTACCGTGTTCATCAGTTTGAAAAG ATTGAACAATTCCTTCTTACCGACCCAGAGAAATCTTGGGAGGCATTTGACGACATGATTGCTGTGTCAGAAGAATTCTACAAGTCTCTCGGCCTGCCATACCAGGTGGTCGCCATCGTTTCTGGCGCCCTCAATGATGCCGCTTCCAAGAAACTGGATCTGGAGGCCTGGTTCCCCTTCCAGGGAGAATACAAGGAACTCGTGTCATGCTCCAACTGCACTGATTACCAGTCTCGCGCTCTTGAGATCCGCTGTGGCACAAAGACACAGACggatatcaagaagaagtACGTCCACTGCCTCAATTCTACATTGTGCGCAACGACACGAACTCTATGCTGCGTTCTTGAAAACTACCAAACAGAAGAT GGTCTGCGTGTGCCAGAAGTCCTCCGAAAGTATCTGCCTGGAGCCCCAGAGTTCATCCCCTTCTCAAAAGAGCTGCCGAAAGAGACCTCGTCACAGAAGGCACTTGCTCAGCGGAAAAAATAG
- a CDS encoding uncharacterized protein (BUSCO:EOG092D483D), whose protein sequence is MRSAPNIIITGTPGVGKTTHSEILAERTGLRHVSVNQIVKDKECHEGWDDEYQSWIVDEDKLLDVIEDDVKEGGCIIDWHACDLFPRSWIDLVVVLRVDSTTLYDRLKARNYPEIKLQENLDSEIMEVLLQEARESFDEEIVVELTSNSSEEMESNMDRIEAWIKQWKTDHAD, encoded by the exons ATGCGCTCAGCTCCAAACATCATTATTACCGGTACACCCGGGGTGGGCAAGACGACGCACAGCGAGATCCTTGCCGAGAGGACGGGTCTGCGACACGTTTCTGTAAATCAGATTGTCAAGGACAAAGAATGTCATGAAGGCTGGGACGATGAGTATCAAAGCTGGATTGTCGACGAAGACAAG CTGCTAGATGTCATTGAGGATGACGTTAAGGAAGGAGGATGTATAATCGACTGGCACGCCTGTGACTTGTTTCCTCGCAGCTGGATTGATCTTGTTGTGGTGCTGCGAGTTGATTCCACGACATTATATGATCGTCTCAAGGCTAG AAATTACCCAGAGATCAAGCTTCAAGAAAACCTTGATTCTGAAATCATGGAGGTGCTACTACAGGAAGCGCGCGAGTCCTTTGACGAGGAAATTGTCGTTGAGCtcaccagcaacagctcCGAAGAGATGGAGTCCAACATGGACCGCATTGAAGCCTGGATTAAGCAGTGGAAGACGGACCATGCCGACTGA
- a CDS encoding uncharacterized protein (EggNog:ENOG41~TransMembrane:2 (i244-272o292-316i)), with protein sequence MDAGVNSLRLPNAALEGPPSESQASARPRNGEPSNPRPIPGVKSDFMRASADKEPAQRDEAEASATHVRALAAVAQQQKTRRRRGSLRKVALLGRGAQRDRRDNWPLAIETDSIPDASVAKSARFEPGSDITVHNALGLNIPPMSSPTNEYASTRFNSGLDPGERPADVYSLTTDEEDIIQLRPHASPSLRSSLPLSSGSESYYAGRDIAERQRSLQKAKSPLSYSASSLPQPGASWDYAETEWWGWVVLTVTWFVFVMGMGSCFDVWSWAWDVGKTPYAPPELEDDPTLPIVGYYPALIILTCVMAWVWVVVAWVGMKYFRHAKISGD encoded by the coding sequence ATGGATGCCGGTGTAAATTCACTCAGACTCCCCAACGCTGCGCTAGAGGGACCGCCCTCCGAGTCTCAGGCCTCAGCTCGTCCTCGCAATGGAGAGCCGTCTAATCCTCGTCCGATCCCAGGCGTCAAATCCGACTTTATGAGAGCGTCTGCCGACAAGGAGCCGGCCCagagagatgaagcagaGGCGTCGGCCACTCATGTGCGGGCCTTAGCAGCcgtcgcccagcagcagaagacTCGGCGCCGCAGGGGATCTCTCCGAAAGGTGGCCCTTCTAGGAAGAGGTGCACAACGCGACAGGAGAGACAACTGGCCGCTGGCTATTGAGACAGATTCAATACCTGACGCCTCTGTAGCCAAGTCTGCTCGCTTCGAACCCGGGTCTGACATCACTGTGCACAATGCTCTTGGCCTCAACATCCCTCCCATGTCATCACCGACAAACGAGTATGCCTCGACACGCTTCAATTCTGGCTTGGACCCGGGCGAAAGACCGGCGGACGTCTACAGCCTAACAACAGATGAGGAGGACATAATCCAGCTACGACCTCATGCCTCTCCATCACTACGATCCAGTCTTCCTCTATCATCAGGATCTGAGTCCTACTACGCCGGACGAGATATAGCTGAACGCCAGAGGTcgctgcaaaaggccaaatCTCCACTCTCCTATTCCGCCTCGTCGCTACCCCAGCCAGGTGCAAGCTGGGACTACGCCGAGACTGAGTGGTGGGGCTGGGTGGTCCTGACAGTGACTTGGTTTGTTTTTGTCATGGGAATGGGCTCTTGTTTCGACGTTTGGAGCTGGGCATGGGACGTAGGCAAGACGCCATATGCGCCACCGGAGCTTGAAGACGACCCTACTCTGCCAATTGTGGGATACTACCCTGCGCTTATTATCTTGACGTGCGTTATGGCTTGGGTGTGGGTTGTAGTCGCTTGGGTAGGCATGAAATACTTTCGACATGCAAAAATTAGTGGTGATTGA
- a CDS encoding uncharacterized protein (BUSCO:EOG092D3BKV) has product MAEPIRNKRSEYTAPTPQNTPATTAPITSRAQEPGVASIKEDDMERAAAASLLAQNPKLVQMIQGRLGSLIGQSSGYIESLPAPVRRRVSGLRAIQKDHAKLESEFQEEVLQLEKKYFAKFTPLYEKRSEIINGKVEPTDEEVKRGDEDNEEEADAAEPAEEAAQSDDLAEAVKGIPEFWLSAMKNQVTLAEMITDRDEAALKHLTDIRMEYLDKPGFRLIFEFAENEFFSDKIITKTYFYQNESGYGGDFIYDHAEGHKIDWYPGKDLTVRVEAKKQRNKNTKQTRIVKKSVPTESFFNFFSPPKPPTDDADPEDDVTSDIEERLELDYQLGEDIKEKLIPRAVDWFTGEALAYEEFEEDDIEAGDYDDEDDDEDDMSEDHDDDEESDEDDESGKPKQEAAECKQS; this is encoded by the exons ATGGCTGAGCCTATTCGAAACAAGCGTTCTGAGTATACTGCGCC TACACCGCAGAATACGCCAGCTACTACCGCGCCTATCACCTCCCGCGCCCAGGAGCCCGGCGTGGCCAGCATCAAAGAAG ATGATATGGAacgagcagctgcagcctctctGTTGGCGCAAAACCCCAAACTCGTGCAGATGATTCAAGGGCGACTCGGCTCTCTCATTGGACAGTCATCTGGATACATAGAGTCTCTTCCCGCCCCTGTCCGTCGTCGGGTCTCAGGACTGCGAGCCATTCAGAAGGACCATGCCAAATTGGAGTCTGAATTCCAAGAGGAAGTTCTTCAGCTTGAGAAAAAGTACTTTGCCAAGTTTACTCCTCTGTACGAGAAGCGATCTGAAATCATCAACGGCAAGGTTGAGCCCACGGACGAGGAAGTCAAGAGGGGAGATGAGGACAacgaggaggaagcagaTGCCGCCGAGCCCGCTGAGGAGGCCGCACAGTCCGATGACTTGGCTGAGGCCGTCAAGGGAATTCCTGAGTTCTGGCTGTCTGCCATGAAGAACCAAGTTACCCTTGCGGAAATGATTACCGACCGGGACGAAGCTGCTTTGAAGCATCTTACTGATATCCGCATGGAGTACCTTGACAAGCCGGGCTTCCGCCTCATTTTCGAGTTTGCCGAGAATGAGTTCTTCTCCGACAAGATCATCACCAAGACGTACTTTTACCAGAACGAGAGTGGCTACGGTGGCGACTTCATTTACGACCATGCTGAGGGCCACAAGATCGATTGGTACCCCGGCAAGGACCTGACAGTCCGTGTtgaggccaagaagcagagaaataAGA ACACCAAGCAGACCCGTATCGTTAAGAAGTCGGTGCCGACGGAGTCctttttcaacttcttctcccctcccAAGCCTCCTACCGACGATGCTGATCCCGAGGACGATGTTACATCAGACATCGAGGAGCGTCTGGAGCTGGACTACCAGCTTGGCGAGGATATCAAGGAAAAACTGATCCCACGTGCTGTCGATTGGTTCACCGGCGAAGCTCTTGCCTACGAAGAatttgaagaggatgatATAGAAGCCGGTGActacgacgacgaagatgatgacgaggacgataTGAGCGAGGATcacgatgatgacgaggagtCTGATGAGGAT GACGAGTCTGGAAAGCCCAAGCAAGAGGCAGCCGAGTGCAAGCAGAGCTAA
- a CDS encoding uncharacterized protein (TransMembrane:5 (o182-200i339-358o364-384i548-568o574-600i)): MDHRDFASASPADYSAAVPARPRPPYLRRDGSQSSSGIFDDVEMAHDEPYSGPMAESLPSSVSAFSHRRTRADSTTSFLYYEDDGANNEADITEFAVSALDDDDDDEHSADDDFLAYNHDYMLHRCSSSQSRTSVHAHLLRRDSNVTTASSHPFNRTSQKVYVENEDLTIAIAGFRTRTTGYIAYIALCILTGGLVYLLLRWLPRLYISLLGQACPLRDCSWVVIENQWGEMEISQVQVQTYGQPLSSVFGLPEKSLSYGLDDENDPVVDNLRSLNYRYVRFCYHSLKDKFVLLSGWKDPSWTDMQVVRTGLDSDEKSTREIIFGSNLIDIRQKSVGQLLVDEVLHPFYIFQIASIILWSLDSYYYYAICIFLISFGSITTTLIETRATMKRLREISRFECDVRVLRNGFWTYMSSGELIPGDVYELSDPNLTQLPSDSLLLTGDCIVNESMLTGESVPVSKIPATDTTLATLDLTASSVSPEIARHFLFCGTKIIRARRPQEDLGGDAVALALVVRIGFNTTKGSLVRSMLFPKPSGFKFYRDSFRYISVMAVVALLGFVASFINFIRLQLEWHLIIVRALDLITIVVPPALPATLTIGTNFALARLKKIQDILH; the protein is encoded by the exons ATGGATCACCGTGACTTTGCGTCGGCATCTCCGGCCGACTATTCGGCCGCTGTTCCTGCTCGTCCTCGACCTCCGTATTTGCGCCGCGATGGCAGCCAAAGTAGCTCTGGCATTTTCGACGATGTCGAGATGGCCCACGATGAG CCGTACTCTGGTCCTATGGCGGAGAGTCTTCCGAGCAGCGTTTCAGCCTTTTCCCATCGACGAACTCGAGCCGATTCTACAACCAGCTTTCTTTATTACGAAGACGATGGAGCCAACAATGAAGCAG ACATCACCGAGTTCGCTGTATCGGCTttagacgacgatgacgacgacgagcacTCGGCGGATGATGATTTCCTGGCTTATAACCACGACTACATGCTTCATCGATGCTCGTCGAGCCAGTCGCGTACCTCCGTCCatgcccatcttcttcgcagGGATAGCAACGTCACGACTGCCAGCTCGCACCCATTTAATCGTACAAGCCAGAAGGTTTACGTcgaaaatgaagatttaACGATTGCTATCGCCGGATTTCGCACAAGAACAACGGGCTATATAGCCTATATAGCCTTGTGCATCTTGACTGGAGGGCTTGTCTATCTCCTTCTCAGGTGGCTTCCCAGACTGTACATTTCCCTTCTTGGGCAGGCCTGCCCCCTGAGAGACTGTAGCTGGGTTGTAATAGAGAATCAATggggagagatggaaatCTCACAAGTGCAGGTTCAAACCTATGGCCAGCCGCTTTCTTCAGTCTTTGGGCTTCCAGAAAAGTCGCTATCTTATGgtcttgatgatgaaaacGATCCTGTCGTCGACAATCTTCGATCTCTCAACTACCGTTATGTCCGATTTTGCTACCATTCTCTCAAGGATAAATTCGTTTTGCTGAGTGGCTGGAAAGATCCGAGCTGGACTGATATGCAAGTTGTACGAACTGGTCTGGATAGTGACGAGAAATCGACCCGCGAAATCATATTTGGAAGCAATCTGATTGACATTCGACAAAAATCTGTGGGCCAGTTGCTCGTTGACGAG GTGCTGCACCCCTTCTATATATTTCAAATTGCAAGCATTATTCTATGGTCGCTTGATTCTTATTACTATTATGCCATTTGCATTTTCCTCATATCATTCGGAAGCATAACAACAACACTCATTGAAACTCGAGCA ACAATGAAACGGCTGCGTGAAATATCTCGCTTCGAGTGCGACGTCCGAGTTTTGCGGAATGGATTCT GGACGTATATGTCGTCTGGGGAACTCATACCTGGAGACGTTTATGAGCTAAGCGATCCCAATTTGACCCAGCTTCCCAGTGATAGTTTATTACTTACTGGAGACTGCATTGTAAACGAGAGTATGCTCACAG GGGAATCCGTCCCGGTTTCCAAGATTCCAGCAACCGACACAACGCTGGCAACCTTAGACCTTACTGCATCTTCAGTTTCTCCTGAAATTGCCCGCCATTTTCTGTTCTGTGGAACTAAGATCATTCGGGCGAGGCGCCCCCAAGAGGATTTGGGTGGCGATGCCGTTGCACTGGCGCTCGTTGTCCGGATCGGATTTAATACTACCAAAGGCTCTCTTGTGCGGTCCATGCTATTTCCCAAGCCATCAGGGTTCAAGTTCTACCGTGACTCGTTCAGGTATATCAGCGTCATGGCTGTTGTTGCTCTGCTCGGATTTGTTGCTTCGTTTATCAACTTCATTCGACTACAGCTAGAGTGGCACTTGATTATTGTTCGTGCTCTCGATCTTATAACTATTGTCGTGCCACCGGCTCTCCCTGCAACTCTTACAATCGGCACTAATTTTGCACTCGCCCGCTTGAAAAAAATCCAAGATATTCTGCATTAG